In Actinomadura citrea, a single window of DNA contains:
- a CDS encoding AMP-binding protein, which produces MGVEGVGFYEIARNDPDRPAVLAPGVPISYGELLAEVNRLSNALAGMGLRPGDTLATVLGNRPEFLTVLLAAVQSGLYLVPVSRHLTAPEIGYILGDSGAKAVITESALAEAVSGAADEAGVPAEGRVSVDAGDGYGSMAALCATGSAEPPARRRMGSVMLYTSGTTGRPKGVRRPLLDIAPEVLMDIMRRTLGRHLGLEPGDEVHLAVGPLYHSAPCVHAMMALNLGHAVVVAPRFHPEHTLELVQRHGVTNTFMVPTMFHRMLALPDGVRARYDLSTLRQVYHSAAPVPVETKQRMMEWWGPVLYEYYGSTESGPVVVATPHEWLARPGTVGRAVDGVRIRILDPEGAELPPGETGLIYATGQPGFEYHGDPAKTAAAMRDDYYTPGDLGHLDEDGWLYMSDRRTDLIISGGVNVYPAEIESVLLQHPAVADVAVIGVPDDDWGQRVVALVEPAEDAEPGEGLAAELLAHCAPRLAKLKHPRRLEFRESLPRTPSGKLSRRRVREAYLGQRAD; this is translated from the coding sequence ATGGGCGTCGAGGGTGTCGGCTTCTACGAGATCGCGCGCAACGACCCGGACCGTCCCGCCGTGCTGGCCCCGGGCGTACCGATCTCCTACGGCGAACTGCTCGCCGAGGTCAACCGCCTCTCCAACGCACTGGCCGGGATGGGGCTGCGCCCCGGCGACACTCTGGCGACCGTCCTCGGCAACCGGCCCGAGTTCCTCACCGTCCTGCTCGCCGCGGTCCAGTCGGGCCTGTACCTGGTCCCGGTGAGCCGCCACCTGACCGCGCCCGAGATCGGCTACATCCTGGGCGACAGCGGCGCGAAGGCCGTCATCACCGAGAGCGCGCTGGCCGAGGCGGTGTCCGGCGCGGCCGACGAGGCGGGCGTCCCGGCCGAGGGACGGGTGAGCGTCGACGCCGGCGACGGGTACGGGTCGATGGCCGCGCTCTGCGCGACGGGCAGCGCGGAACCGCCCGCCCGCCGGCGCATGGGCTCGGTCATGCTGTACACCTCCGGGACGACGGGGCGACCGAAGGGGGTCCGGCGGCCGCTGCTCGACATCGCGCCCGAGGTGCTGATGGACATCATGCGGCGGACGCTGGGGAGGCACCTCGGGCTGGAGCCCGGCGACGAGGTGCACCTCGCCGTTGGACCGCTCTACCACTCCGCGCCCTGCGTCCACGCGATGATGGCGCTGAACCTCGGACACGCCGTCGTCGTCGCCCCGCGGTTCCATCCCGAGCACACCCTGGAACTGGTCCAGCGGCACGGCGTCACCAACACGTTCATGGTGCCGACGATGTTCCACCGGATGCTGGCCCTGCCGGACGGCGTCCGCGCCCGGTACGACCTGTCGACGCTGCGCCAGGTGTACCACAGCGCCGCACCCGTCCCCGTGGAGACGAAGCAGAGGATGATGGAGTGGTGGGGGCCCGTCCTCTACGAGTACTACGGCTCCACCGAGAGCGGCCCGGTCGTCGTCGCGACCCCGCACGAGTGGCTCGCCCGTCCCGGGACCGTCGGGCGCGCGGTCGACGGCGTGCGGATCAGGATCCTCGATCCGGAGGGGGCCGAGCTGCCGCCGGGGGAGACCGGCCTCATCTACGCGACGGGGCAGCCCGGCTTCGAGTACCACGGCGACCCGGCCAAGACCGCGGCCGCCATGCGGGACGACTACTACACCCCCGGCGACCTCGGCCACCTCGACGAGGACGGCTGGCTCTACATGAGCGACCGCCGCACCGACCTCATCATCTCCGGCGGGGTCAACGTCTATCCCGCCGAGATCGAGTCCGTCCTGCTCCAGCACCCGGCGGTCGCCGACGTCGCCGTCATCGGCGTCCCGGACGACGACTGGGGGCAACGCGTCGTCGCGCTCGTCGAGCCCGCCGAGGACGCCGAACCGGGAGAGGGGCTCGCCGCCGAACTGCTCGCGCACTGCGCCCCCCGGCTGGCGAAACTGAAGCACCCCCGGCGCCTGGAATTCCGCGAATCGCTGCCGCGCACCCCGTCCGGCAAGCTCAGCCGCCGCCGCGTGCGGGAGGCCTACCTGGGCCAACGCGCGGACTGA
- a CDS encoding chromosome segregation ATPase: protein MEDQKVAPFDNVAPTPAAPTQTDLPVITDPAAYAEGDDPARPRGSSGALPDVPPGGAGEPPAPEDDRAGIARLGDPVAVWPCAGCGRPVPQPVRGARTVRYCQDGDGTCERAARESRERGLEAPGLTGQVAWTWEMVDRLEGLADRLAGSLISELSVAGVERRIAEARAEAAGLVAIAQRERDASQRQAEVAWRETATARARAEAAEQEAASARAEAERLAAERDAARRERQEAEDDADGAGAARIAAERDRDRMASREGELLASLESARAELVTLHGRLSEADTLVEGQRVEAAAATRAAEDLRSAVRDAEAKRGQAVADRDQIQARASELERHNWQLARAVEELRATVRALTAERDAARAEAERARRRVDALTALSEGRADPGPAGPRPAVDREPPTGLHSLPPMNGSLLDGGDPLATDPLRRNGHGGHNGHRLPHAG from the coding sequence ATGGAAGACCAGAAGGTCGCCCCGTTCGACAACGTCGCCCCGACCCCCGCCGCCCCGACGCAGACCGACCTTCCCGTCATCACCGACCCTGCCGCCTACGCCGAGGGGGACGACCCGGCGCGTCCGCGCGGGTCCTCGGGTGCGCTGCCGGACGTCCCGCCGGGCGGCGCGGGGGAGCCGCCGGCCCCCGAAGACGACCGCGCCGGGATCGCACGCCTCGGTGACCCGGTCGCGGTCTGGCCGTGCGCCGGCTGCGGACGGCCCGTGCCGCAGCCGGTGCGCGGCGCCCGCACCGTCCGCTACTGCCAGGACGGCGACGGCACGTGCGAGCGGGCGGCGCGCGAGAGCCGGGAGCGCGGGCTGGAGGCGCCCGGACTCACCGGCCAGGTCGCCTGGACGTGGGAGATGGTCGACCGGCTGGAGGGCCTCGCCGACCGGCTCGCCGGGTCGCTGATCTCCGAGCTGAGCGTGGCGGGCGTCGAGCGGCGGATCGCCGAGGCCCGCGCCGAGGCCGCCGGGCTCGTCGCGATCGCCCAGCGGGAGCGCGACGCCTCCCAGCGGCAGGCCGAGGTGGCGTGGCGCGAGACGGCCACCGCCCGCGCCCGCGCCGAGGCCGCCGAGCAGGAGGCGGCGTCCGCCCGCGCCGAGGCCGAACGGCTCGCGGCCGAACGGGACGCCGCGCGGCGGGAGCGCCAGGAGGCAGAAGACGACGCCGACGGCGCCGGCGCCGCCCGCATCGCCGCCGAGCGCGACCGCGACCGCATGGCCTCCCGGGAGGGCGAGCTGCTCGCCTCCCTGGAGAGCGCCCGCGCCGAACTCGTCACCCTGCACGGGCGGCTGTCGGAGGCCGACACCCTCGTCGAGGGGCAGCGCGTCGAGGCCGCCGCCGCCACCCGTGCCGCCGAGGACCTGCGCTCCGCCGTCCGCGACGCCGAGGCCAAGCGGGGGCAGGCCGTGGCCGACCGCGACCAGATCCAGGCACGGGCCAGCGAGCTGGAGCGGCACAACTGGCAGCTCGCCCGCGCGGTCGAGGAGCTGCGCGCCACGGTGAGGGCGCTGACCGCCGAGCGGGACGCCGCCCGCGCCGAGGCCGAGCGCGCGCGCCGCCGCGTCGACGCGCTCACCGCGCTGTCGGAGGGGCGCGCGGACCCCGGCCCGGCCGGGCCGCGCCCCGCCGTCGACCGGGAGCCGCCGACCGGCCTGCACTCCCTGCCGCCGATGAACGGGTCCCTGCTGGACGGCGGCGACCCGCTCGCCACCGACCCCCTGCGCCGCAACGGGCACGGTGGACACAACGGGCATCGCCTTCCCCACGCCGGCTGA
- a CDS encoding adenosylcobinamide amidohydrolase, which translates to MNLETVWRVEDGRRLASTVWRAGRGHRMISSAMLGGGIGPARWVLNAQVPGAYARTDPVAHLAELAAAGGLEGPGVGMLTAASVARTVRRDGEGVRVSATVGLRVPTWAASPAGAPDPELAPLDGDATPAWKPGTINIVVAVPVQLSDAALVNAVVTATEAKTQALLEAGFPCTGTASDAICVAAAAGGTPEVFAGPRSTWGARIARTVHAAVRAGALDYASRLEARG; encoded by the coding sequence GTGAACCTCGAAACGGTGTGGCGGGTGGAGGACGGCAGGCGGCTCGCCTCCACGGTGTGGCGGGCCGGCCGCGGCCATCGGATGATCTCCTCGGCGATGCTGGGCGGCGGCATCGGCCCGGCCCGCTGGGTGCTGAACGCCCAGGTGCCCGGCGCCTACGCGCGCACCGACCCGGTCGCGCACCTCGCCGAACTCGCGGCGGCGGGCGGGCTGGAGGGCCCCGGCGTCGGGATGCTCACGGCTGCCTCGGTGGCGCGAACGGTGCGGCGGGACGGGGAGGGCGTGCGCGTGTCGGCGACGGTCGGGCTGCGCGTCCCGACCTGGGCGGCCTCCCCCGCCGGGGCGCCCGATCCCGAACTGGCCCCGCTGGACGGGGACGCGACGCCGGCCTGGAAGCCCGGGACGATCAACATCGTGGTCGCAGTCCCCGTCCAGCTGAGCGACGCGGCGCTGGTGAACGCGGTCGTCACCGCGACCGAGGCCAAGACGCAGGCGCTGCTCGAAGCGGGCTTCCCCTGCACGGGCACGGCGTCCGACGCGATCTGCGTCGCGGCCGCGGCCGGCGGAACGCCGGAGGTCTTCGCCGGGCCCCGCTCCACCTGGGGCGCGCGGATCGCACGGACCGTGCACGCCGCCGTCCGCGCCGGGGCCCTGGACTACGCCTCCCGTCTGGAGGCACGCGGCTAG
- a CDS encoding ABC transporter ATP-binding protein: MTVSVRGLDVALGGRRVLKGVSLEVPAGSWTAVIGPNGAGKSTLLRAVLGLVPSHGEISLAGADLQSLKPRQRARLVAYAPQSPSLPVGMTVYDYTLLGRSPYIPHLGRESARDRAITGEVLDRLGLTPFASRPLDHLSGGERQRVVLARALAQQTSVLLLDEPTTALDIGHQQQVMELIDRLRLSDGLTVVTTIHDLTLAGQYADGLVLISGGRVAASGPPGLVLTRDAVEEHFDARVSVTPGPGGRPILSLERP, encoded by the coding sequence GTGACCGTCTCGGTGCGGGGCCTGGACGTCGCGCTCGGCGGGCGCCGGGTGCTGAAGGGCGTGTCGCTGGAGGTCCCGGCCGGGTCGTGGACGGCGGTCATCGGGCCGAACGGCGCGGGGAAGTCGACGCTGCTGCGCGCGGTCCTCGGCCTGGTGCCGTCCCATGGCGAGATCAGCCTCGCGGGCGCGGACCTGCAGTCGCTCAAGCCGAGGCAGCGCGCCCGGCTCGTCGCCTACGCCCCGCAGAGCCCGAGCCTTCCAGTGGGCATGACGGTGTACGACTACACCCTGCTGGGGCGCTCCCCCTACATCCCGCATCTGGGCCGGGAGAGCGCCCGCGACCGGGCCATCACCGGAGAGGTCCTCGACCGGCTAGGCCTCACCCCCTTCGCGTCACGCCCCCTGGACCACCTCTCCGGCGGTGAGCGGCAGCGCGTGGTGCTGGCCCGCGCCCTCGCGCAGCAGACCTCGGTGCTGCTGCTGGACGAGCCGACGACCGCGCTCGACATCGGCCACCAGCAGCAGGTGATGGAGCTGATCGACCGGCTGCGGCTGTCGGACGGGCTGACCGTGGTGACCACGATCCACGACCTGACGCTCGCCGGGCAGTACGCCGACGGGCTCGTCCTCATCTCGGGGGGACGGGTGGCCGCGTCGGGCCCGCCCGGCCTGGTCCTCACCCGCGACGCGGTCGAGGAGCACTTCGACGCCCGCGTGAGCGTCACCCCCGGGCCGGGCGGCCGGCCGATCCTGTCGCTGGAGCGTCCGTGA